One bacterium genomic window, ATTCTGTCTGAACGGTTTTTTCGGGTGTTTCAATCTTCTGGGGAGGAGACTCCCGATTCACGGGGGCCTGCCCGGGGGGTACGGAAAAGAGCTCGGCAAGCGAAACGCCCATCGAGTCGAAGAGTTTTTCCAGCTTATCGGGAGATGTATCGGAGAGTGTCAAACCTGTTTTTTCAGGCACACCTTCATCGATATCCGTTTCCCCGGATGCCTGAAAATCTTCCGAAGAACCGTCCGGTTGCCGTTCATCTGCTTGATATTCGGAATCATCGGTTTCCACGGAAACCGCACTTCTCGACTCCTGAACATCCGCCCTCGCAGAACCGGGGGAAAATCCGTAAGTTTTCACAGGAGCAGGCTGAATATTGTTACGAGCAGGCGAAGCGGAAATGGAAGATTGATGAGGACCACCATAGAACTCAGCCATGGTAACACCGAAAGCACCGGCAATTTTTTCCAGCGTTTTCGTTCCCGGATTTCTCATCCCGGTCATGATATTCGAGAGATATGTAGGGCTTATTCCCGCTTTTTCGGCAAGGATTTTCTGGGAAAACGACTCATCGCCCCGGTTTCTCTTCCAGTTCAGCCACAGTTGAATCAGTTCACGTTCTTTCATGGCATATTTATAACCTGTTTTTCAAATAAATGCAAGTATTTTATATATGCTACCCCATTATATAAGAGCCGCACTCCACTCTCATTATCGGTATAAAACGTTTATTTCTTTACCTCAACCTGTCCCGCCGAAGGAAGGTACGGATACCATGTAAACGCCAGAGCCACCGTAGCCGCACACGCCAATCCGAGACAAAGCGCCGCATAACCATGCCAGTGACCGACAAGATACATGGGAAACAGGTAATAGCCCGAAACGGCGACCATTCCGAGGCAGGTGTTGATAACGGCAAGCGATGCACGTTCCGATTTCATTCCCCGTTCATCCACAGACAGATGCGCTTTCCCGCGAACCGGCCCCCACAGTCCGAACGGCCTTACGGTGCGGTAGAAATCCACAAGAATCCGTTCATCGACCGGACGTGTCAAGAGCGAACCTGCGATGCTCGCTATGAGCGAACCGATACAGATCGGAGGAAAGATCACATACATAGGGGAATCGGGCACGAGGAGAGCCACAAGCGAAAGCGCTATCCCGCCGATCGTTCCCGCCGCATAGCCCCACCCGGTCATACGCCACCAGTACCACCGGAGGACATTGGGCATGATGACCCCGGCGCCGAGAGCCATCATGATCCAGTTCCATATCTGCGCAATCGACTGTGCACGGAAACCTATGGCGATACCGAGTATTACCACGGCGACTGTCGCGAGACGGCTGTACATGACAAGCTGACGTTCGCTGGCATAAGGCCTGAAAAACGGCTGAAAGAGGTCGCGAACTATGAACGACGCCGCACTGTTTGCTGTGGCGCTGAATGTGGACATGAACGCCGCAAGGAGACCGGCGATAACGATACCTCTGAGGCCGATAGGAAGGAAGTTCCTGAGCACGATGGGCATAACCTGTTCGGGATCGGATGCCTGGGTAATGCCCGACAGGGCAAGGAGCGTGATTCCGGCGGTCATGGCCCAGCGGACAATGAGAAAGAAACTCCACGCGGCCCCAACTTTAGATGCGTCACGATGATTCCGGGTTGCAAGAAACAGTTGAAAATCATACATCTGCGCCGGTCCTCCGGCATTGAGCAGAAACCCTTTTATGACCCAGACTATCACGAGAGCGCCGAAAAGCTCATATCCTGCATTTCCTGTTCCCGCAAGCTCTTCCAGTCGCCACCGGGGCAGCAGGGAAGCCCAGTCGGCGGGAATACGGCCGAGCAGCTCGGGGGTCAGCTTGATATACGCCACCACAGCGATCAGAATACTCGCAAAGGTAAGAATTACCGTCTGAATCACCTGCGTGACCACAACGCTGTACAGTCCGCCGAGGATAACATAGACCGTGGTCGTTCCGATGATGAGAATGGCGCATGTATGCGGCCCGAAAGGCAGATAGACAGCAGCAAACTTACCGATGCCCTGGAATGCATACCCGATGAAACTCGACAGCGTAATCACCGCCATGAGCGCATAGGATGTTCTCGCAACAAGCCCTCCGCGGTCGCTGCCGAAACGGGTTACCATCCACTCAGCGGCTGTCAGCACATTGGACCGCCTCACCCATTTGCCCATATAGGCCATGAAAAATGCGCCCATCATGACTCCCCACATCCAGTGAATCCACATCGATTTCATTCCGATGATAAACAGCAGCGAGACAATCCACATGGTCCCGGTGATATCGAAAGTCGCCACCGATCCGGACATGGCGAGCGCAAGCCAGTGCATGCTCCGCCCGCTCAGAAAATAGGATTCGAGGTCCTTTGACGCCCGTTTCTGGTACCAGAAACCAAGCCCAATGACCACAACAAAGTATAAAACAATGATGGCGACATCGAGATAGGCCATACGGGTTCTCCTTTAATCCATCCAAAGAAATTCCGAAAACGTATTCAACCCCGATCTATTCACCTATTTTAATAGAACACGGATTTTCGCGGATTTGTATTTTATTTTAATGCCAACGTTTACTTGCCACTCAAGACAGCATCAATAAACTATTATGTCTCTTTGTGCTTTTGTGTCTTTGTGGTAAAATATTTTTCACAAATGATTCGGGTTAAAAAAGAAAAAAACGGTTTAACCACCCACAGCTAAGGTTTCAACGGCCTCGTTTCCATGTAGTCGAGAATGTAGTTCTCATGGCGCATTGCGTCGGTCGTGGTGAGACTGCCGAGGCTTACAGCAGCGGCAGCTGTGGCGAACTTCAGGCACTTCGCAGAATCCCACCCGTTATGGAATCCGTGGAGAAAACCAGCGGTGAACGCGTCGCCGGCGCCGGTATTTCCGGCATATTCTTCGGGAGGAACATCGAATATGCGCTGGGTTATGAGACCGGTGGACGGGCTGTAGAGATAATTGGTTCCCTTTGCGCCGCAGTGAACGACAGCGATTCTCACGCCGTATTCATCCACGAGCGACCGCACCGCCTGTCGTTCATCGGCAAATCCGGTGATCCCCTCCGCCTGATCCTCTCCGATGGACAGGATATCGACCCACCGGAGGGTATTGCGGAAGCGTTTGAATTTCCACCACCGTTCTCTTTTCGGGGTCACGAAATCGAGGCAGGTGACGATGCCCATTTCCTGTATTTTTTCGAGGACGGGGCCGAAACAGCTCCCGTAGTCGGGATCGACCCTGTCGAAGAGCGGCATGAGGAGACCATACCCCATCATGGCGATTTTGAGGTCTTTCAGCATGTCGAAATGAATATCCCCGGGACCGAAGCTTCCCATTGCACCGAAAAAATAGCGGAATGTCCGGTTGATCGTCTCCTGTGAATCCCTGACATAGAGCACATGGGTGACCGATGTCGGATGATCGGGGGTTTCGATGAGATATTCTTCGGAGAGATCGTTGCTCCGGAGCGCATCGCGGATACGCCTGCCATTGTCGTCGGCGCCTATCTTGCCGATAACCCGCAGGGGATACTGCGCCCCCATTTTTCTACAGTCGATGCTGTTGTTGAGGCACATCCCGCCGGTCGAGTACTGAACATGCTCTGATTCGTAATCCTCGCCCGTAAGATAGGTATCGCCGTCCGAATACACGAGGTTTCCCGGCTCGAGAATTTCCGAAACGACATCCACAATAACGCTGCCGATAAAACCTATTCCGTTTTTTTCACCGCTCATACCGTATCCTTTTATCCGGTGTTTCATCTGAAACTATTTAACCATAAAGACACAAAGGCACAAAAACTATAATATATTCTGGTTATTCAATTAACTCATAATTGTTGATTTACATTATGAGTACTGTCATTCCCAAGAACGAAGTGAATTGGGAATCCAGTATTACCACTACAGTGTCATGATCATGTGATTATGGATTCCCGTTTTCACGGGAATGACACTATAA contains:
- a CDS encoding LexA family transcriptional regulator encodes the protein MKERELIQLWLNWKRNRGDESFSQKILAEKAGISPTYLSNIMTGMRNPGTKTLEKIAGAFGVTMAEFYGGPHQSSISASPARNNIQPAPVKTYGFSPGSARADVQESRSAVSVETDDSEYQADERQPDGSSEDFQASGETDIDEGVPEKTGLTLSDTSPDKLEKLFDSMGVSLAELFSVPPGQAPVNRESPPQKIETPEKTVQTESPGKDEKIPLLAEVPAGEWWKWFEENGEKSFSTYVPRFNIQGSFVFAVRVDDTSMVPDLHDSDLLILNPEEKFTNIDGGIGVTIHNKRFLIRKVYIHKGEYLLMPSNPAHKKTVVPIEGTRIFKVVLWIPSARGKF
- a CDS encoding carbohydrate kinase family protein, whose translation is MSGEKNGIGFIGSVIVDVVSEILEPGNLVYSDGDTYLTGEDYESEHVQYSTGGMCLNNSIDCRKMGAQYPLRVIGKIGADDNGRRIRDALRSNDLSEEYLIETPDHPTSVTHVLYVRDSQETINRTFRYFFGAMGSFGPGDIHFDMLKDLKIAMMGYGLLMPLFDRVDPDYGSCFGPVLEKIQEMGIVTCLDFVTPKRERWWKFKRFRNTLRWVDILSIGEDQAEGITGFADERQAVRSLVDEYGVRIAVVHCGAKGTNYLYSPSTGLITQRIFDVPPEEYAGNTGAGDAFTAGFLHGFHNGWDSAKCLKFATAAAAVSLGSLTTTDAMRHENYILDYMETRPLKP